Proteins found in one Penaeus vannamei isolate JL-2024 chromosome 43, ASM4276789v1, whole genome shotgun sequence genomic segment:
- the LOC113824797 gene encoding uncharacterized protein isoform X5, with product MTQQKDLAFCILASLMMSSVTQRADVMAQDDVSNSSYVDVNITFANTSEVGLDSDLELPNRLWSGSRLGGYCCGNFLNGICTFVSSECVNCTCSCIQGYTYVEGAIGRCEEVTSEGDSSPAVEGSDKLPLEACEEKSQCVEGLDCLDGVCACPSPCEYVPEQLVCDCGPQDTPWWPIVIGVLLGFLIVSFWIRTIAEMIEKHKRCRNNKVAQMTRSVSGISTLGAAYGTDHVTFQPLSKNYSQTSHLAVAPTSPLRPAFGTNERSTIVTIEKVESPTARSLGLSEILTASPKNTPPQG from the exons ATGACCCAGCAGAAGGACCTAGCATTCTGTATCCTCGCGAGTCTCATGATGTCAAGTGTGACCCAAAGAG CAGACGTCATGGCACAGGATGACGTCAGCAACAGTAGCTACGTAGATGTCAACATAACGTTTGCAAATACGTCAGAAGTTGGGCTCGACTCTGATTTAG AACTGCCCAACCGCCTCTGGTCAGGGAGCCGACTGGGTGGTTACTGCTGCGGCAATTTTCTCAACGGCATATGCACTTTCGTCTCCTCCGAGTGTGTCAACTGCACCTGTTCTTGCATACA GGGCTACACCTACGTGGAAGGTGCTATCGGCAGGTGCGAGGAGGTAACGAGCGAAGGGGATTCTTCACCTGCCGTTGAAGGGAGTGACAAGCTTCCTCTGGAGGCGTGTGAGGAGAAGAGCCAGTGTGTCGAGGGCTTGGACTGCCTCGATGGCGTCTGCGCTTGTCCGTC gcCCTGCGAGTACGTCCCCGAGCAGCTGGTATGTGACTGCGGGCCCCAGGATACCCCGTGGTGGCCCATCGTCATCGGTGTCCTACTCGGGTTCCTGATCGTGTCCTTCTGGATCCGAACCATTGCGGAAATGATTGAGAA GCACAAGAGATGCCGTAATAACAAGGTGGCTCAGATGACGCGGTCCGTGTCCGGGATATCCACCCTGGGCGCTGCATATGGCACTGATCACGTGACCTTTCAGCCGCTATCCAAAAATTATTCCCAGACTTCTCACCTGGCTGTGGCGCCCACGTCTCCCCTTCGGCCGGCATTTGG CACCAACGAAAGATCAACCATAGTGACTATAGAAAAAGTAGAATCGCCAACAGCACGCTCTCTGGGTCTCAGCGAGATCCTCACAGCTTCGCCCAAGAACACGCCGCCACAGGGTTAA
- the LOC113824797 gene encoding uncharacterized protein isoform X6: MTQQKDLAFCILASLMMSSVTQRADVMAQDDVSNSSYVDVNITFANTSEVGLDSDLELPNRLWSGSRLGGYCCGNFLNGICTFVSSECVNCTCSCIQGYTYVEGAIGRCEEVTSEGDSSPAVEGSDKLPLEACEEKSQCVEGLDCLDGVCACPSPCEYVPEQLVCDCGPQDTPWWPIVIGVLLGFLIVSFWIRTIAEMIEKHKRCRNNKVAQMTRSVSGISTLGAAYGTDHVTFQPLSKNYSQTSHLAVAPTSPLRPAFGFYSTGPQRWDL, translated from the exons ATGACCCAGCAGAAGGACCTAGCATTCTGTATCCTCGCGAGTCTCATGATGTCAAGTGTGACCCAAAGAG CAGACGTCATGGCACAGGATGACGTCAGCAACAGTAGCTACGTAGATGTCAACATAACGTTTGCAAATACGTCAGAAGTTGGGCTCGACTCTGATTTAG AACTGCCCAACCGCCTCTGGTCAGGGAGCCGACTGGGTGGTTACTGCTGCGGCAATTTTCTCAACGGCATATGCACTTTCGTCTCCTCCGAGTGTGTCAACTGCACCTGTTCTTGCATACA GGGCTACACCTACGTGGAAGGTGCTATCGGCAGGTGCGAGGAGGTAACGAGCGAAGGGGATTCTTCACCTGCCGTTGAAGGGAGTGACAAGCTTCCTCTGGAGGCGTGTGAGGAGAAGAGCCAGTGTGTCGAGGGCTTGGACTGCCTCGATGGCGTCTGCGCTTGTCCGTC gcCCTGCGAGTACGTCCCCGAGCAGCTGGTATGTGACTGCGGGCCCCAGGATACCCCGTGGTGGCCCATCGTCATCGGTGTCCTACTCGGGTTCCTGATCGTGTCCTTCTGGATCCGAACCATTGCGGAAATGATTGAGAA GCACAAGAGATGCCGTAATAACAAGGTGGCTCAGATGACGCGGTCCGTGTCCGGGATATCCACCCTGGGCGCTGCATATGGCACTGATCACGTGACCTTTCAGCCGCTATCCAAAAATTATTCCCAGACTTCTCACCTGGCTGTGGCGCCCACGTCTCCCCTTCGGCCGGCATTTGG